From the Cryptomeria japonica chromosome 2, Sugi_1.0, whole genome shotgun sequence genome, one window contains:
- the LOC131030522 gene encoding protein EXORDIUM-like 2 has protein sequence MSGIIYKGFLGFLLIACGLAHESFASIDSSQFNHSSGLSELEPDTPLVLSYHGGPLLTGPEYINVYILWYGKFTLAQKTPILDFFSSFNYSQNSQPSLKSWWAILRSYKDSSNTSISPNVRLAKQASDVSCSIGKSLNRSSMGSLIRSALVKKQFPINPKGIYLVLTAEDVFVERFCMSSCGFHDSMKVSNRKKVVISWVGNSGVQCPGYCSWPFAYPGYGPPIPPLIPPNGDVGIDGMVIVIATILAGTASDPFGDGYYAGLASAPQEAATACSGVFGPGAYPSYPGKLLMDNKTNASYNVYGITGRTFLLPALWSPLTASCKTTLG, from the coding sequence ATGTCTGGCATAATATATAAAGGCTTTCTGGGCTTTCTGCTAATCGCCTGTGGTCTTGCTCATGAGTCATTTGCTAGTATAGATTCATCCCAGTTCAACCACAGCAGTGGGTTATCTGAATTAGAACCAGATACCCCTCTTGTATTAAGTTACCATGGGGGACCCCTTCTCACGGGTCCTGAATACATCAATGTCTATATTCTCTGGTATGGTAAATTCACCCTTGCCCAAAAGACTCCCATCCttgatttcttctcttctttcaattACAGCCAAAATAGCCAGCCTTCTTTGAAGAGCTGGTGGGCAATCTTGCGAAGCTACAAGGATTCCTCTAATACAAGTATATCCCCTAATGTCAGGCTTGCCAAGCAGGCCTCAGATGTGTCGTGCTCAATAGGAAAGTCATTGAATAGGAGCTCAATGGGTTCTCTCATAAGAAGTGCCTTGGTCAAGAAACAATTTCCTATAAACCCAAAAGGAATTTATCTGGTCTTGACAGCAGAGGACGTTTTTGTAGAGAGATTCTGCATGAGTTCTTGTGGGTTTCATGATTCTATGAAGGTGTCTAATAGAAAAAAAGTGGTGATATCTTGGGTGGGCAACTCTGGTGTTCAGTGTCCTGGCTATTGTTCGTGGCCATTTGCATATCCTGGATATGGACCTCCTATTCCACCTCTAATTCCACCCAATGGAGACGTGGGGATTGATGGCATGGTCATTGTGATTGCAACAATCTTGGCTGGAACAGCGTCTGATCCTTTCGGTGATGGGTATTATGCAGGCCTTGCCTCTGCTCCACAGGAGGCTGCTACTGCCTGCAGTGGAGTATTTGGGCCTGGCGCTTATCCTTCCTATCCTGGTAAGCTTCTCATGGATAACAAGACCAACGCAAGTTATAATGTTTATGGCATCACTGGGAGGACTTTCCTTCTGCCTGCTCTGTGGAGTCCACTCACTGCATCTTGCAAGACCACTCTTGGATGA